A stretch of Crossiella cryophila DNA encodes these proteins:
- a CDS encoding serine hydrolase domain-containing protein, producing the protein MTEFESPGRDGVRAAMDTVVRELGAPSIAVRIQDEHGAWFGSAGSADTVTGAPRVPGERLHTGSISKAFTAATVLRLETEGRLDLEDTVQDWLPGSMDGSEYDAAKITIRHLLNNSSGLFATGMATEIQRRAMFRSAFDAHRFEVWPPAEVLRVALSQPPVGAPGERFWYSNGGFAFAAAIVEKATGNSFESEVDRTVIAPLGLRHTFTRHREETGYRGRHPRAYAKIFLREGVRPEDVRPDNWGELMEDAGLPPLDVTEANTSWGWGAANVVSTLDDLTTFFHAMITGGLLPERQHRAMWTTIPTAGSHWIANTGYGLGLYELTLSNGLKLRGSGGQSFGTCTLVLGTPDGRHTIAMHTNNDWAPFPILDKIIEAEFGASGFALQG; encoded by the coding sequence ATGACTGAGTTCGAGAGCCCCGGCCGGGACGGGGTGCGGGCGGCCATGGACACCGTGGTGCGGGAGCTGGGCGCGCCCAGCATCGCCGTCCGGATCCAGGACGAGCACGGCGCCTGGTTCGGCTCCGCCGGATCGGCCGACACCGTCACCGGCGCGCCCCGGGTGCCGGGCGAGCGGCTGCACACCGGCAGCATCTCCAAGGCGTTCACCGCGGCCACCGTGCTGCGACTGGAAACCGAGGGCAGGCTGGACCTCGAGGACACCGTGCAGGACTGGCTGCCCGGCTCGATGGACGGCAGCGAGTACGACGCCGCCAAGATCACCATCCGGCACCTGCTGAACAACTCCAGCGGCCTGTTCGCCACCGGCATGGCCACCGAGATCCAGCGCCGCGCCATGTTCCGCTCCGCCTTCGACGCACACCGCTTCGAGGTGTGGCCGCCCGCGGAGGTGCTCCGGGTCGCCCTGTCCCAGCCGCCGGTCGGCGCGCCGGGTGAGCGATTCTGGTACTCCAACGGCGGTTTCGCCTTCGCCGCGGCCATCGTGGAGAAGGCCACCGGCAACAGCTTCGAGTCCGAAGTGGACCGCACCGTGATCGCACCGCTGGGGCTGCGGCACACCTTCACCCGGCACCGCGAGGAGACCGGGTACCGGGGCAGGCACCCCAGGGCCTACGCGAAGATCTTCCTCCGCGAGGGGGTGCGGCCGGAGGACGTGCGGCCGGACAACTGGGGTGAGCTGATGGAGGATGCCGGCCTGCCGCCGCTGGATGTCACCGAGGCCAACACCTCCTGGGGCTGGGGCGCGGCCAACGTGGTGTCTACATTGGACGATCTGACCACGTTCTTCCACGCCATGATCACCGGCGGTCTGCTGCCCGAGCGGCAGCACCGGGCGATGTGGACCACGATCCCCACCGCGGGTTCGCACTGGATCGCCAACACCGGCTACGGCCTCGGCCTGTACGAGCTGACCCTGTCCAACGGCCTGAAGCTGCGCGGCAGCGGCGGGCAGAGCTTCGGCACCTGCACCCTGGTGCTGGGCACGCCGGACGGCAGGCACACGATCGCCATGCACACCAACAACGACTGGGCGCCCTTCCCGATCCTGGACAAGATCATCGAGGCGGAGTTCGGCGCCTCGGGCTTCGCGTTGCAGGGCTGA